A single window of Methanoregula sp. DNA harbors:
- a CDS encoding DNA-deoxyinosine glycosylase, with protein sequence MAPPSSGTGSLRCKGLKPVIGSAPVILILGSFPGETSLAALRYYAHPQNQFWQITEHLFSVDRHQDYAQRTGELVRRGIALWDVISSCRREGSADHRIRDPVFNPIERLLTSHPTIRAVAFNGAAAARYGAGIRLLECICRIPLPSTSPANTRFTLAEKAGYWEVLREFL encoded by the coding sequence GTGTAAAGGGCTGAAACCGGTAATTGGCAGTGCGCCTGTCATTCTCATTCTCGGCAGTTTCCCTGGCGAAACGTCCCTTGCCGCCCTCAGGTACTATGCTCACCCGCAGAACCAGTTCTGGCAGATAACAGAACATCTCTTTAGCGTTGACCGTCACCAGGACTATGCACAGCGCACCGGGGAGCTGGTCCGGCGCGGCATTGCCCTCTGGGACGTCATTTCCTCCTGCAGGAGGGAAGGGAGCGCCGACCACAGGATCAGGGACCCGGTTTTTAATCCCATAGAACGCCTGCTCACATCCCACCCGACAATCCGCGCCGTTGCATTCAACGGGGCTGCCGCTGCACGGTATGGGGCAGGGATCCGGCTCCTGGAATGCATCTGCCGGATTCCGTTGCCATCCACGAGCCCGGCAAACACAAGGTTTACCCTTGCAGAAAAGGCGGGATACTGGGAAGTGCTCAGGGAATTCCTCTGA